A stretch of the Papaver somniferum cultivar HN1 chromosome 6, ASM357369v1, whole genome shotgun sequence genome encodes the following:
- the LOC113290813 gene encoding O-acyltransferase WSD1-like translates to MERKLEIRTSSSRIGEGDEEMEPCTPTGQYYSSSSLSVCILAVLEWEVPVDDDSQIKSLLQDVFLPINPRFSSILVTGKSGEKNWKKAAVKLEDHIKVPVFEQGLSVECHDEYFQEYLSEIAMERLNKSRPLWEIHIFKYPTSNGAATTVFKLHHALGDGYSLMGALFSCLQKADNPSLSLFFPSIRSDNHMNKKKSVLELLSVFKNTVTDFTWSLFKSNVLEDHVSPIRSGKEGVEFRPVSISTITFSLNQVKEIKAKLGGVIFLQSC, encoded by the exons ATGGAGCGTAAACTAGAAATTAGGACGTCATCATCCAGGAtcggtgaaggagatgaagagaTGGAACCATGTACTCCAACTGGACAATATTACAGCAGTTCTTCGCTCTCTGTGTGTATTCTTGCGGTTTTAGAATGGGAAGTTCCTGTTGACGATGACTCCCAAATAAAGTCGTTGCTTCAGGATGTCTTCCTCCCCATCAATCCACGTTTTTCCTCTATCTTG GTTACTGGAAAAAGTGGAGAGAAAAATTGGAAGAAGGCCGCAGTTAAGCTCGAGGACCACATCAAAGTACCGGTATTTGAACAAGGTTTATCAGTGGAATGTCATGATGAGTATTTCCAAGAATATTTGTCGGAGATAGCGATGGAGAGACTGAACAAGAGCAGACCATTATGGGAGATTCACATATTCAAGTACCCTACTAGTAATGGAGCTGCGACAACTGTGTTCAAGCTTCATCATGCCCTGGGGGATGGATATTCGCTCATGGGTGCTCTGTTTAGCTGTTTACAAAAAGCtgataatccttctctttctttattttttccttctattCGGTCGGATAATCACATGaataaaaagaagagtgttttgGAGCTTCTCTCTGTGTTCAAGAACACTGTAACAGATTTCACTTGGAGTCTTTTCAAGAGTAATGTGTTGGAAGATCATGTTAGTCCAATAAGATCAGGTAAAGAAGGAGTTGAATTTAGGCCAGTTTCAATCTCCACTATCACTTTCTCTCTTAATCAAGTCAAAGAAATCAAGGCAAAGCTTGGCGGGGTAATATTCCTTCAATCCTGTTAA